A single window of Ferrimonas balearica DSM 9799 DNA harbors:
- a CDS encoding CoA-disulfide reductase: MKILIIGAEAAGMSAAAKARRSAPDATITVFEQGEVVSFGACGLPYFVGGSFDEPGYMAERSVEQFRASGIDLRTGHRVERIDAQAKLAVVTNLASGERFEQPYDKLMIATGASVVRPPVAGLELANVHFLKSMDDGLALRALAEQDAIQNVVVIGAGYIGLEVVEAMHHRGKQVRLVELADRVLAESFDSEMSDIIEAAIRRHDIALHLGERVEALEGEGTVTQVRTDKGVYPADLVVVATGVRPTTEFLADTGIERLANGAIVIDEQGRTSLPDVYAAGDCATVWHRVRQQAVYIPLATTANKIGRLVGENLCGAEKAFPGTLGSAGVRVLDVEAGRTGLGLREAEALGLDVKSVVIDDKNTTNYVPGQAPIRVKLVYEAGTKRLLGGQLAGGEGAVLRVDTLAAAIQGNLTTADLGMMDLVYAPPFARTWDALNVAGNVAK, from the coding sequence ATGAAGATCCTGATCATCGGCGCAGAAGCCGCCGGTATGAGCGCTGCCGCCAAGGCGCGTCGCAGCGCTCCCGACGCCACCATCACCGTATTTGAACAGGGTGAGGTGGTCTCCTTTGGCGCTTGTGGCCTGCCCTATTTTGTCGGCGGCTCCTTCGATGAGCCGGGCTATATGGCGGAGCGCAGCGTGGAGCAGTTCCGCGCCTCTGGCATCGACCTGCGCACCGGCCATCGGGTTGAGCGCATCGACGCACAAGCCAAGCTGGCGGTGGTGACCAACCTGGCCAGTGGCGAACGCTTTGAGCAGCCCTATGACAAGTTGATGATCGCCACCGGTGCCTCGGTGGTGCGTCCGCCGGTGGCGGGACTGGAGCTGGCCAACGTCCATTTCCTCAAGTCGATGGACGATGGCCTGGCGCTGCGTGCGCTGGCGGAGCAGGACGCGATTCAGAACGTGGTGGTGATCGGTGCCGGTTACATCGGCCTGGAAGTGGTGGAAGCGATGCACCACCGCGGCAAGCAGGTTCGCCTGGTGGAGCTGGCGGACCGTGTGCTGGCGGAGTCCTTCGACAGCGAGATGAGCGACATCATCGAAGCGGCGATCCGTCGCCACGACATCGCCCTGCATCTGGGGGAGCGGGTTGAAGCCCTGGAGGGTGAGGGCACCGTGACTCAGGTGCGAACCGATAAGGGCGTCTACCCGGCGGATCTGGTGGTGGTGGCCACCGGGGTCAGGCCGACCACCGAGTTCCTTGCCGATACCGGCATTGAGCGCCTGGCCAACGGTGCCATCGTCATCGACGAGCAGGGCCGCACCAGTCTGCCGGACGTATACGCCGCCGGCGACTGTGCCACCGTGTGGCACCGGGTACGTCAGCAGGCGGTGTACATCCCGCTGGCGACCACTGCCAATAAGATTGGCCGTCTGGTGGGGGAGAACCTGTGTGGCGCCGAGAAGGCGTTCCCCGGCACCCTGGGCAGCGCCGGTGTGCGGGTGCTGGACGTGGAAGCGGGCCGTACCGGCCTGGGCCTGCGTGAAGCAGAAGCGCTGGGACTGGACGTAAAGAGCGTGGTGATCGACGACAAGAACACCACCAACTACGTGCCGGGCCAGGCGCCGATCCGGGTCAAGCTGGTGTACGAAGCGGGCACCAAACGCCTGCTGGGTGGCCAGCTGGCTGGTGGAGAGGGTGCGGTGCTGCGGGTGGATACCCTGGCCGCGGCCATTCAGGGCAACCTGACCACCGCCGATCTGGGCATGATGGACCTGGTTTATGCGCCACCATTCGCGCGCACCTGGGACGCGCTGAACGTGGCAGGCAACGTGGCCAAATAA
- the tatB gene encoding Sec-independent protein translocase protein TatB, which produces MFDGFGFFEMLVVVVLGLIVLGPERLPVAVRTVSGWVRTIKRMAGSVRTELEQELKIEQLQADLKKAEAKGLKDLDPGLQQSIQELREAAQSVNRPYAESDAQAPAAEPAPATADNETKPAAAAPAAAPAESKPKE; this is translated from the coding sequence ATGTTCGACGGGTTCGGCTTTTTCGAAATGCTGGTGGTCGTGGTGCTGGGCCTGATTGTGCTCGGCCCGGAACGACTGCCCGTGGCGGTACGTACCGTCTCCGGCTGGGTCCGCACCATTAAGCGGATGGCCGGTTCTGTGCGCACCGAGCTGGAACAGGAGCTGAAAATCGAACAGCTCCAGGCGGATCTGAAAAAGGCGGAAGCCAAGGGGCTCAAGGATCTTGACCCCGGCCTGCAGCAATCCATCCAGGAACTGCGGGAGGCTGCCCAATCGGTAAACCGCCCCTACGCGGAAAGCGACGCTCAGGCCCCGGCCGCAGAGCCCGCTCCGGCGACCGCGGACAACGAGACCAAACCGGCAGCAGCCGCACCTGCAGCAGCGCCGGCCGAGTCCAAGCCCAAAGAGTAA
- a CDS encoding pyridoxal phosphate-dependent aminotransferase, which translates to MHTNLSRRHFLGSSAALGALALTGCQSNASGAAELPFAATDGNGPLALNFNENSLGLPPASQQALAKALPNAFRYPDQAKSELMASLASHHQISADQLIYGNGSSEILKMAVDAMAEPGAQLVMPDPTYGVAEDYALARGLKVVKVPLTSTFETDIAAMKAAVAAHPGKSVVYLCNPNNPTGLMLPQGELANWLAQGSDALSFILDEAYAEYVNDPAFVSAIGLTQTNPHLVVARTFSKIYALAGLRVGYGVAHPSLIKAMAAQASIDNANLAGCVAAKAALEDKDWVAHSRRSNQDALALVMATLEALGLKALPCNANFLFHEVKGDTAQYQQRMADAGILVGRAFNHSNGWNRLSLGRPDEMKRFCQTLIQFRQKGWV; encoded by the coding sequence ATGCACACAAACCTCTCCCGTCGCCACTTTCTCGGATCCAGCGCTGCACTGGGCGCACTGGCCCTAACTGGCTGTCAAAGCAACGCATCTGGCGCTGCCGAACTGCCATTTGCCGCCACAGACGGCAACGGCCCCCTGGCGCTCAATTTCAATGAAAATTCATTGGGACTGCCGCCCGCATCTCAGCAGGCGCTGGCCAAGGCACTGCCCAACGCCTTCCGCTACCCGGACCAGGCCAAGTCAGAGTTGATGGCCAGCCTGGCCAGCCACCACCAGATCAGTGCGGACCAGCTGATCTACGGCAACGGCTCCTCCGAGATCCTGAAGATGGCGGTGGACGCCATGGCCGAACCGGGCGCCCAGCTGGTGATGCCCGACCCCACCTATGGGGTGGCGGAAGACTATGCCCTGGCCCGGGGCCTCAAGGTGGTGAAAGTGCCGCTGACGTCGACGTTCGAGACCGACATCGCGGCGATGAAGGCCGCCGTTGCCGCCCACCCGGGCAAGTCCGTGGTGTATCTGTGCAACCCCAATAACCCCACCGGCCTGATGCTGCCACAGGGCGAGCTGGCCAACTGGCTGGCGCAGGGCTCCGATGCTCTGAGCTTCATCCTGGATGAAGCCTATGCGGAATACGTCAATGACCCGGCCTTTGTCTCCGCCATCGGCCTGACCCAGACCAACCCGCATCTGGTGGTGGCCCGTACCTTCTCCAAAATTTACGCCCTGGCCGGTTTGCGGGTCGGCTACGGCGTCGCGCACCCGAGTCTGATCAAGGCGATGGCGGCCCAGGCCAGTATCGACAACGCCAACCTGGCAGGCTGTGTCGCCGCCAAAGCCGCGCTGGAGGACAAGGATTGGGTTGCCCACTCCCGCCGCAGCAATCAGGACGCGCTGGCGCTGGTGATGGCCACGCTGGAGGCGCTGGGCCTGAAGGCGCTGCCCTGCAACGCCAACTTCCTGTTCCACGAGGTGAAGGGCGACACCGCTCAGTACCAGCAGCGGATGGCCGACGCCGGCATTCTGGTTGGCCGCGCCTTTAACCACAGCAATGGCTGGAACCGACTCTCTCTGGGCCGCCCGGACGAGATGAAACGGTTCTGCCAGACCCTGATCCAGTTCCGCCAGAAAGGCTGGGTATAA
- a CDS encoding TatD family hydrolase, with product MHWTDIAVNLLSGQLAGEIDQTLENAKAAGVHRVVALASDLAEATALQAIQADYPALKLTAGVHPHHASEWASDRVERLVRLIQHPAVIAIGECGLDYFRDFSSREAQRAAFEAQLELAVEHRRPLVLHCREAYDDFIPMVARYRDRLPGAVLHCFTGTADELQAALDLDLHIGITGWICDERRGTELRQLVTRIPDHRLLLETDSPYLLPRDLRPKPKSRRNEPAHLPHIARTVAQLRSQSEQALSELTEANVKQLFQL from the coding sequence ATGCACTGGACCGACATCGCCGTCAACCTGCTCTCTGGCCAACTGGCCGGAGAGATTGACCAAACGCTGGAAAACGCCAAAGCCGCCGGGGTACACCGGGTGGTGGCGCTGGCCAGCGATCTCGCTGAAGCCACCGCACTGCAAGCCATTCAGGCCGATTATCCGGCCCTGAAGCTGACCGCTGGCGTTCACCCCCATCACGCCAGCGAATGGGCCAGTGACCGCGTCGAACGGCTGGTCAGGCTGATACAGCATCCTGCCGTGATTGCCATTGGTGAGTGTGGGCTCGACTACTTCCGCGACTTCTCCTCCCGCGAGGCGCAACGCGCCGCGTTTGAGGCCCAACTGGAACTGGCGGTTGAACACCGCCGCCCGCTGGTGCTGCACTGCCGGGAGGCTTATGACGACTTTATTCCGATGGTCGCCCGCTACCGGGACCGATTGCCCGGCGCCGTGCTGCACTGCTTTACCGGCACCGCTGACGAGCTTCAGGCGGCACTGGACCTGGACCTTCACATCGGCATCACCGGCTGGATCTGCGACGAGCGACGCGGCACCGAGCTGCGCCAGCTGGTGACCCGCATCCCTGATCATCGCCTGCTGCTGGAAACCGACTCCCCCTATCTGCTGCCCCGTGATCTGCGCCCCAAACCGAAAAGTCGGCGCAATGAACCGGCCCATTTGCCCCATATCGCCCGAACCGTTGCCCAACTTCGCAGTCAAAGCGAGCAGGCACTGAGTGAGCTGACCGAGGCCAACGTCAAGCAGTTGTTTCAGTTGTGA
- the tatC gene encoding twin-arginine translocase subunit TatC yields the protein MSDQQPLISHLMELRSRLMKAIGSVLVVFFSLAYWSKDIYHYLSKPLLEVMPESASMIATDVASPFFAPFKLTLVVSFFLAIPYVLYQMWAFIAPGLYKHERKMIMPLLASSTVLFYSGIAFAYFVVFPVVFGFFTSVAPEGVQVATDINSYLNFVLKLFFAFGLAFEIPIAVMLMCWTGATDVASLKEKRPYIIVGAFVIGMVLTPPDVISQSMLAIPMLLLFEAGLFFARFYTPKDDEEEEEGEHATD from the coding sequence ATGTCTGACCAGCAACCCTTGATTAGCCACTTGATGGAGCTGCGCAGCCGTTTGATGAAGGCAATCGGCTCCGTTCTGGTGGTGTTTTTCTCTCTGGCCTACTGGTCCAAAGACATCTACCACTACCTCTCCAAACCGCTGCTTGAGGTAATGCCTGAGAGTGCATCGATGATCGCCACCGACGTGGCCTCGCCGTTCTTTGCACCCTTCAAGCTGACCCTGGTGGTGTCCTTCTTCCTCGCGATTCCGTACGTGCTGTACCAGATGTGGGCCTTTATTGCGCCGGGTCTGTACAAGCATGAACGCAAGATGATCATGCCACTGCTGGCCTCCAGTACGGTGCTGTTCTACTCCGGCATCGCGTTTGCCTACTTCGTTGTGTTCCCGGTGGTGTTTGGCTTCTTCACCAGCGTGGCACCGGAAGGGGTGCAGGTGGCAACGGACATCAACAGCTACCTCAACTTCGTTTTGAAGCTGTTCTTCGCTTTCGGTCTGGCGTTTGAGATCCCCATTGCGGTGATGCTAATGTGCTGGACAGGCGCCACCGACGTGGCAAGCCTGAAAGAGAAACGCCCCTACATCATCGTGGGTGCCTTCGTAATCGGTATGGTGCTGACCCCGCCGGACGTGATCTCTCAGTCCATGCTGGCCATCCCCATGCTGCTGCTGTTTGAAGCGGGCCTGTTCTTTGCCCGGTTCTACACGCCGAAGGACGACGAAGAAGAGGAAGAGGGCGAACACGCTACGGACTAA
- the hemB gene encoding porphobilinogen synthase, translating to MSQVTGAFPRRRPRRIRKHDFSRRLIAENTLTVNDLIYPVFVLEGNNRREAVESMPGVERLSIDLLLEEMAELVALGVPAVALFPVTPQEKKSLGAEEAFNPEGLAQKAVRALKRAFPELGVITDVALDPFTTHGQDGIIDESGYILNDITTEVLVKQALSHAEAGADMVAPSDMMDGRIGAIRDALEAAGHINTQIMAYSAKYSSSFYGPFRDAVGSAGNLGSGNKHTYQMDPANSDEAIQEVAMDIEEGADMVMVKPGMPYLDIVRRVKTELKVPTFAYQVSGEYAMLKAAAQNGWLDEKKVVLEALLCFKRAGADGILTYFAKPVARWLKEAE from the coding sequence GTGAGCCAAGTAACCGGAGCCTTTCCCCGTCGACGTCCGCGTCGTATCCGCAAGCACGACTTTTCCCGTCGCCTGATCGCGGAGAACACCCTGACGGTCAACGATCTCATCTACCCGGTGTTCGTACTGGAAGGCAACAACCGTCGCGAAGCGGTTGAGTCCATGCCGGGCGTAGAGCGCCTGTCCATCGACCTGCTGCTGGAAGAGATGGCAGAGCTGGTGGCCCTGGGCGTGCCTGCGGTGGCCCTGTTCCCGGTCACCCCGCAAGAGAAAAAATCCCTCGGTGCGGAAGAAGCCTTTAACCCGGAAGGTCTGGCTCAGAAAGCGGTTCGTGCCCTGAAGCGCGCCTTCCCGGAGCTGGGTGTGATCACCGACGTGGCGCTGGATCCCTTCACCACCCACGGTCAGGACGGCATCATCGACGAGTCCGGCTACATCCTCAATGACATCACCACCGAAGTGCTGGTGAAGCAGGCTCTGTCCCACGCCGAAGCCGGTGCCGACATGGTGGCCCCGTCCGACATGATGGATGGCCGTATCGGCGCCATCCGTGACGCACTGGAAGCCGCGGGTCACATCAACACCCAGATCATGGCGTACTCCGCCAAGTACTCCTCCAGCTTCTACGGCCCGTTCCGCGACGCCGTTGGCAGCGCAGGCAACCTGGGCAGTGGCAACAAGCACACCTACCAGATGGACCCGGCCAACAGCGATGAAGCGATTCAGGAAGTGGCCATGGACATCGAGGAAGGGGCGGACATGGTGATGGTGAAACCGGGTATGCCCTACCTGGACATCGTTCGCCGCGTGAAGACCGAACTGAAAGTGCCCACCTTTGCCTACCAGGTGAGTGGTGAGTACGCCATGCTCAAAGCCGCAGCCCAGAATGGCTGGCTGGATGAGAAGAAGGTGGTTCTGGAAGCGCTGCTGTGCTTCAAGCGTGCCGGTGCCGATGGCATCCTCACCTACTTCGCCAAGCCGGTTGCACGCTGGCTGAAAGAGGCCGAGTAA
- the tatA gene encoding Sec-independent protein translocase subunit TatA yields MGNISIWQLLIVALIVVLLFGTKKLRGIGGDLGGAVKGFKKAMSDEDSAAADKKALEDNGKETTAQNTAAQNTTEQKNKEQA; encoded by the coding sequence ATGGGCAACATCAGCATCTGGCAACTTCTGATCGTCGCACTGATCGTAGTTTTGCTGTTCGGAACCAAGAAACTGCGCGGCATCGGCGGCGACCTCGGCGGCGCTGTTAAAGGCTTCAAGAAAGCCATGTCCGACGAAGATTCCGCTGCGGCCGACAAGAAAGCACTGGAAGACAACGGCAAAGAGACTACCGCTCAAAACACTGCTGCCCAGAACACCACTGAGCAGAAGAACAAAGAACAGGCGTAA
- a CDS encoding thioredoxin family protein gives MKRTLLALVLAPLMMGPAMAAQGGCGFDNQAEGGLFATCEEEKKEVILTGLLGFEELRQQPGYEANFDAYQADAALVAKLAAIDTPTELVVIVGTWCPDCHRETPRLAKILAEANNPNLSVKYIGIDRSRTDPEGLAAQYDFQRIPTVLVFQEGEEQGRIVERPTSETLEQDLMNILGTTE, from the coding sequence ATGAAACGCACTCTGTTAGCCCTGGTACTGGCCCCGCTGATGATGGGCCCGGCAATGGCCGCTCAGGGCGGTTGCGGTTTCGATAACCAAGCCGAAGGTGGCCTGTTTGCCACCTGCGAAGAGGAGAAGAAGGAAGTGATCCTGACCGGACTCCTTGGTTTCGAAGAGCTGCGCCAGCAGCCCGGTTATGAAGCCAACTTCGATGCCTACCAGGCCGACGCGGCCCTGGTGGCCAAACTGGCCGCCATCGACACCCCCACCGAGCTGGTGGTGATTGTGGGTACCTGGTGCCCCGACTGTCATCGCGAAACCCCGCGACTGGCCAAAATCCTGGCCGAAGCCAATAACCCCAACCTGAGCGTCAAGTACATCGGCATCGATCGCAGCCGCACCGATCCCGAAGGCCTGGCCGCCCAGTATGACTTCCAGCGCATCCCGACAGTGCTGGTGTTCCAGGAGGGTGAAGAGCAGGGTCGCATCGTTGAGCGTCCCACTTCAGAAACCCTGGAGCAGGACCTGATGAATATCCTCGGCACCACCGAGTAA
- a CDS encoding DUF3718 domain-containing protein, protein MKAVALTAMISLGFIATSQAASVEFVPQDRSTATKLCIAAATMKPMQLRQAIKHQGLTEQSAVRAIDCNDENIATFAARYNPDRRSVRRLGVYAPQGTVTIQEQAQTHSDTPVVIALTGRYR, encoded by the coding sequence ATGAAAGCCGTTGCCCTTACCGCCATGATCAGCCTGGGCTTTATCGCCACCAGCCAGGCCGCCTCGGTCGAGTTTGTGCCTCAGGACCGTTCTACCGCCACCAAGCTCTGTATCGCCGCCGCCACCATGAAACCGATGCAGTTACGTCAGGCCATTAAGCATCAGGGCCTGACCGAACAATCGGCGGTTCGCGCCATCGACTGCAATGATGAAAACATCGCGACCTTTGCCGCCCGCTATAACCCCGACCGACGGTCGGTGCGGCGCCTGGGTGTTTATGCCCCACAGGGCACCGTGACCATTCAGGAGCAGGCCCAAACCCACTCGGATACGCCAGTGGTGATCGCCCTGACCGGCCGCTATCGCTAA